In Aspergillus oryzae RIB40 DNA, chromosome 6, one genomic interval encodes:
- a CDS encoding uncharacterized protein (predicted protein): protein MQFSVAAVLALATAVAALPPASGTGAGQQVGHSKNDFPLPKELTTKQAADKCGDQAQLTCCNKTVKTGDFTQVEEGLLAGLLSNLLGAGQGSQGLGLLDECTNIPVIPIISIASPQEKCKQPISCCQNTKSSADGDLVGIGLPCIALGSLL from the exons ATGCAGTTCTCCGTCGCCGCTGTTCTTGCTCTGGCTACTGCCGTTGccgctcttcctcctgccTCTGGCACTGGCGCTGGCCAGCAAGTCGGACACTCCAAGAACGACTTCCCTCTCCCTAAGGAGTTGACCACCAAGCAGGCCGCCGACAAGTGTGGTGACCAGGCTCAGCTCACCTGCTGCAACAAGACCGTCAAGACCGGTGACTTCACccaggttgaggagggtctCCTTGCTGGCCTCCTCTCCAACCTCCTCGGTGCCGGACAGGGCTCCCAGGGTCTTGGTCTCTTGGATGAGTGCACCAACATCCCTGTTATCCCCATCA TCTCCATCGCCTCTCCTCAGGAGAAGTGCAAGCAGCCCATCTCTTGCTGCCAGAACACCAAGTCCAGCGCC GATGGCGACCTCGTCGGTATTGGTCTTCCTTGCATCGCTCTCGGCTCTCTCCTGTAA
- a CDS encoding H3 histone acetyltransferase RTT109 (uncharacterized conserved protein): MTIAVLESLFSHENYGDVADPMSKVDVDLGDLLAKVLPTGVKVTIRHISSAPTPCTALFTPPPGEESESTFCENHFLTVSVNADEHDGPEIIVFGIEVLVYSTAHLTTVFVSKADSTGFLHLLKNAPKVSLIRRISNGFLSFLVQTHQRPGVRLVVSLFARAQNQYLFPGSIENSGKHVLDDRGLIKWWCRVVDPILREYEPESGSHEKGLLDRAMESAKSSATAFLIVPGCDKFETRGFFPGTAKSDDKERPRWLNSYPLHQLCDNTNAPPRCLVPRFPDDPKTRFLLNLDDELPQKLEAAGSKEGAGQWRSVKSLDQFWEMMSFRQECSAGRLVGFLWLVINPPGLVNSVQMTSSRPVFKEKAEGSLTTTVPVYDKVDSKPTGTAVSVSTDSQSSDTAKDSTAEATSGGPVQDPSTQTGSLSSETHPKVQPNTDQNAFYWPEAGRGHAVMSEEDYKTAINFLLEQDFYNEKVSIASTKAWSEKVASIVDQLWVGQQVTGRNTSGESADKHAPTTNIINTGLVRKRKKDEPSQATTATSAQKEGCEGNGTVSTAVTAEASTTGTNESPGVNVLQANLIRKKKKA; this comes from the exons ATGACTATCGCTGTACTTGAATCATTATTTAGCCATGAGAACTACGGTGATGTAGCCG ACCCAATGTCTaaggttgatgttgatctggGAGATCTCTTGGCCAAGGTGCTCCCCACCGGTGTCAAGGTCACCATTCGCCATATCTCGTCAGCCCCTACCCCATGTACAGCGCTCTTTACGCCTCCTCCAGGGGAAGAGTCCGAGTCGACATTTTGTGAAAACCATTTTCTCACGGTCTCCGTGAATGCCGACGAGCATGATGGACCCGAGATTATCGTCTTTGGAATCGAAGTTCTGGTGTACAGCACCGCGCATTTAACGACTGTTTTCGTCTCCAAGGCCGATTCTACTGGATTCCTGCACTTACTGAAGAATGCACCGAAAGTTTCGCTCATCAGGCGCATTTCTAACGGCTTCCTGTCTTTCCTGGTGCAGACACATCAACGGCCGGGCGTTCGGCTAGTAGTGTCATTATTCGCACGGGCTCAGAACCAGTATCTGTTCCCAGGCAGCATCGAGAATTCAGGAAAGCATGTCCTCGACGATAGGGGTCTGATCAAATGGTGGTGTCGCGTCGTCGACCCCATCTTGCGCGAGTATGAGCCGGAGTCAGGATCCCACGAGAAAGGTCTTCTTGACCGTGCCATGGAATCCGCTAAAAGCTCCGCGACAGCATTCCTGATTGTCCCAGGATGCGACAAATTTGAAACTCGAGGCTTCTTCCCTGGCACCGCAAAATCAGATGATAAAGAACGCCCCAGATGGCTGAACAGCTACCCGCTGCATCAACTGTGCGACAACACCAACGCGCCTCCCCGCTGCTTGGTTCCTCGTTTTCCAGATGATCCGAAAACGCGCTTCCTGCTTAACCTAGACGATGAGCTACCGCAAAAGTTGGAGGCGGCGGGCTCAAAGGAAGGCGCTGGGCAATGGAGGAGCGTCAAATCTCTAGACCAGTTCTGGGAGATGATGTCTTTCCGACAGGAGTGTTCTGCTGGACGACTGGTAGGATTCTTGTGGCTTGTAATTAATCCTCCGGGGCTTGTCAACTCGGTTCAAATGACAAGCTCTAGACCTGTTTtcaaagagaaagcagaGGGTTCCTTGACAACCACCGTCCCTGTATATGACAAGGTGGATTCAAAACCTACAGGGACAGCGGTGTCTGTTTCTACTGATTCCCAGTCTTCGGACACTGCCAAAGATTCTACAGCAGAGGCAACGTCAGGTGGTCCTGTACAAGACCCATCAACCCAGACAGGCAGCTTATCTTCTGAGACTCATCCGAAAGTACAGCCGAACACAGACCAGAACGCATTCTATTGGCCAGAAGCAGGCCGCGGACATGCTGTCATGAGTGAAGAAGATTACAAAACTGCGATAAATTTCCTACTTGAGCAAGACTTCTACAACGAAAAAGTTTCTATAGCCAGCACCAAGGCATGGAGTGAGAAAGTCGCATCCATCGTGGACCAGCTCTGGGTCGGTCAGCAGGTGACAGGAAGGAACACGTCTGGAGAGTCTGCCGATAAACATGCTCCAACTaccaacatcatcaacactgGATTGGTTCGAAAgcgaaagaaagatgaaCCAAGCCAAgcgacaacagcaacatcagcTCAAAAGGAAGGGTGTGAAGGGAACGGTACAGTCTCAACTGCAGTAACAGCAGAGGCTAGTACAACAGGGACAAATGAATCACCCGGAGTCAATGTGCTTCAAGCAAACTTgatccggaagaagaagaaggcctaG
- a CDS encoding putative ceramide glucosyltransferase (ceramide glucosyltransferase), giving the protein MLTVTQTNAVSNRWRYFLQRPRKSHSATASDAPHVTAIRPVKGLEPNLYDCLASTFRQDYPADKLTVYFCVASRSDPGYPTLQKLVSDFPHAGARIFIEEEDPLLQPNGECVYDLGPNPKIRNMSRAYREAKGDIVWIIDCNVWVGKGVCGRMVDRLCGLGATSGKKYKFVHHLPLVVDVTSGASSTEEQNALVESYTNGDADSNSDVSSAPTISKHEQGTLATGGGRLEELFLSSSHAKMYTAINTVLIAPCIVGKSNMFRRSHLDYLTTPSPTDPHKRNPGIDYFSDNICEDHLIGDLLWKNRVREEKEKGERFGKHGMVFGDLAIQPVGNMSVGDYIARRVRWLRVRKFTVLLATLVEPGTESLLCSCYGAWGVTTSLAQFLQEKGFCCATYMTTWTAFFAFFFLSLAVWILTDWTLYIKLHSAKSVELDEDTPSFARPPSGSLTRRTFFQWFSAWLGREFLALPIWIWAFYGGVTVTWRNRRFRVGLDMKVREIGSEKTPQPNSKQAPVGQGN; this is encoded by the coding sequence ATGCTTACTGTAACACAAACTAATGCGGTCTCAAACAGATGGCGATACTTTCTCCAAAGACCCCGGAAATCCCACTCCGCAACTGCCTCCGACGCTCCCCATGTTACCGCGATCCGACCCGTCAAAGGCCTCGAGCCGAATCTGTATGATTGTCTGGCCTCGACCTTCCGTCAGGACTATCCTGCCGACAAACTGACCGTCTATTTTTGCGTCGCCTCTCGAAGCGATCCTGGCTACCCAACCCTGCAAAAGCTTGTATCTGATTTTCCCCACGCCGGTGCACGCATCTtcatcgaggaagaggatcctTTGCTCCAGCCAAATGGGGAATGTGTCTACGACCTGGGACCAAATCCAAAGATTCGGAACATGAGCCGGGCTTATAGAGAGGCGAAGGGTGATATTGTCTGGATCATAGATTGCAATGTTTGGGTAGGCAAAGGAGTCTGTGGGAGGATGGTCGACCGGCTTTGCGGACTTGGTGCTACTTCGGGCAAAAAGTACAAATTCGTGCATCATTTGCCACTCGTGGTGGACGTCACTAGCGGTGCCAGTTCGACAGAGGAGCAAAATGCACTAGTGGAGTCTTATACCAACGGCGATGCAGATTCAAACAGCGATGTGTCCTCAGCACCGACTATCTCCAAACACGAACAGGGCACTCTTGCAACAGGTGGAGGCCGTCTAGAAGAACTgtttctttcgtcttctcATGCCAAAATGTACACCGCAATCAACACAGTCCTCATCGCACCCTGCATCGTAGGCAAATCCAACATGTTCCGGCGGTCGCACCTCGATTATCTGACAACACCGTCCCCTACCGATCCCCACAAGCGCAACCCCGGTATCGATTACTTTTCCGACAATATTTGCGAGGATCATCTGATCGGGGACCTTCTCTGGAAGAATCGCGTCCgcgaggagaaggagaaaggcgAGCGTTTTGGCAAGCATGGCATGGTCTTTGGAGATCTGGCTATTCAGCCTGTCGGAAACATGAGCGTTGGGGACTACATCGCACGCCGGGTTCGTTGGCTACGCGTCCGCAAGTTCACCGTTCTCCTAGCAACCTTGGTCGAGCCGGGCACGGAGTCCTTGCTGTGCTCGTGTTACGGTGCCTGGGGAGTAACCACGTCCTTGGCTCAGTTCTTGCAGGAAAAAGGGTTCTGTTGTGCAACTTATATGACCACATGGACtgccttcttcgcctttttcttcctcagcttGGCGGTCTGGATACTGACCGATTGGACGCTGTATATCAAGTTACATTCCGCCAAATCTGTTGAGCTCGATGAGGACACGCCATCCTTTGCACGGCCTCCGTCTGGCTCTTTAACCAGACGAACATTTTTTCAGTGGTTCTCAGCGTGGCTTGGACGCGAATTCTTGGCCCTCCCCATATGGATCTGGGCCTTCTACGGTGGCGTAACTGTTACTTGGCGCAACCGGCGATTCCGAGTCGGACTCGACATGAAAGTTCGAGAGATTGGTAGTGAAAAGACACCCCAGCCTAACTCCAAACAAGCCCCAGTCGGTCAAGGGAACTGA
- a CDS encoding uncharacterized protein (predicted protein): MSTKTPITLTVDAIDDLIYDARAGDLEALKSDLAALSAQHSCPQAWIVASAIDSEPEEEGGSGSCLLHFPAANGNEEILNFLLGVLTQGETQLDQAQVAAVINHRNHSGNTALHWAALNTHLECVKALVGAGADISVKNDAGLDAVFLAERADWSTEEQGEEQDEVEVEIEAEAEAQKVQGDAGKMSKGRQVAEWLLGSEKGGELETGAGENAPAAAEVSTQ; the protein is encoded by the exons ATGTCCACAAAGACCCCTATCACATTAACCGTCGACGCAATCGACGACCTCATTTACGACGCCCGCGCCGGCGATCTCGAGGCCCTCAAGTCCGACCTGGCGGCCTTGAGCGCCCAGCACAGCTGCCCGCAGGCCTGGATCGTAGCGTCGGCGATCGACTCCGAGCCTGAAGAGGAGGGTGGTTCGGGATCGTGCCTTTTGCATTTTCCTGCGGCGAATGGGAATGAGG AAATCTTGAACTTCCTCCTGGGAGTGCTCACTCAGGGTGAGACTCAGCTGGATCAGGCTCAGGTTGCGGCTGTTATTAACCACCGTAATCACTCGGGGAACACGGCGTTGCACTGGGCGGCGCTGAATACGCATCTGGAGTGCGTGAAAGCGCTTGTTGGGGCTGGTGCTGATATCTCCGTTAAGAATGATGCTGGGTTAGATGCTGTTTTCCTTGCTGAGAGGGCTGATTGGTCGACTGAGGAGCAGGGCGAGGAGCAGGATGAGGTCGAGGTTGAAATagaggctgaggctgaggcaCAGAAGGTTCAAGGCGATGCTGGGAAGATGTCTAAGGGGAGACAGGTCGCGGAGTGGTTGCTGGGTTCGGAGAAGGGTGGTGAATTGGAAACTGGTGCTGGGGAGAatgctcctgctgctgcggaGGTGTCGACGCAATGA
- a CDS encoding uncharacterized protein (predicted protein), producing MLDVLKRQNPQTRFVTSPTKNGVFDTTSSQTLYFFVDVKTSGPETFEAVISALEPLRKEGYLTSLKDNKTVTSGPITVIGTGNTPLDMVGPVANRDYFFDAHLDELEENPEITSLISPIASTSFQEAVGSVTYSEDGAVLSDEQLATLRSQISTAKERGIGARYWETPYYPIRIRNAVWRTLLQEGVALLNADDLDAVAAYF from the exons ATGTTAGACGTGCTCAAGCGCCAAAATCCCCAAACTCGATTTGTGACTTCACCCACGAAAAA TGGCGTCTTTGACACTACTTCTTCGCAAACCCTTTACTTTTTCGTTGATGTAAAAACATCAGGACCTGAAACATTCGAAGCTGTTATCTCTGCATTAGAGCCACTCCGCAAAGAGGGCTATCTGACCTCGTTGAAAGACAACAAGACAGTGACAAGTGGACCCATAACCGTCATCGGGACAGGCAATACGCCCCTTGACATGGTTGGACCGGTTGCTAATCGCGACTATTTCTTCGATGCTCACCTAGATGAGCTAGAGGAAAATCCTGAGATCACGTCCTTGATCTCCCCTATTGCATCTACTAGTTTCCAAGAGGCTGTGGGCTCAGTCACATATAGTGAGGATGGTGCTGTTTTGAGTGACGAGCAGCTGGCTACCCTTCGATCCCAAATTAGTACTGCAAAGGAGAGGGGAATTGGTGCTAGATACTGGGAGACTCCTTATTATCCGATCCGAATCCGTAATGCTGTATGGAGGACGCTTCTCCAGGAAGGTGTCGCTTTGTTGAATGCTGATGACCTGGATGCTGTTGCGGCTTATTTCTGA
- a CDS encoding uncharacterized protein (predicted protein) codes for MSILSKIFRSCLQGRRRQRHKQKHDRDTPPAVPPKDPVPYSCPPGMKPDLVKKPSIRIVEKDEDDEGRPGSRCGGGYGKGVEAPVKVSEETIVAVEGDTGFEAVERNFKDEEGEQNEEKECDQDKQDDTESHCIPERPQRKNTVKGPEVRSRMIEDIPEETDTETESKTNEPDQETDTTIPAKDEKGMPAWRVSRRKSLVEIINLLQATAASAPKLSSIRLPSIPPKSPLRTRGSVASLSSSASSATMTEDEPANLKKERRMAAVMFRNGRFGNRKSADESMITSDTATGGFVSFLRMFWTGNS; via the exons atgagTATCTTATCTAAGATCTTCAGATCCTGTCTTCAGGGTCGACGGAGACAGAGACATAAACAGAAACATGATCGTGACACGCCTCCGGCTGTGCCGCCTAAGGATCCGGTTCCTTATTCGTGTCCTCCTGGGATGAAACCTgatttggtgaagaagcCGTCTATTCGGAtcgtggagaaggatgaggatgatgaggggAGACCTGGGTCTCGGTGTGGGGGTGGTTATGGGAAGGGGGTTGAGGCGCCTGTGAAGGTGTCTGAGGAGACTATTGTTGCTGTTGAGGGGGATACTGGGTTTGAGGCTGTGGAAAGGAATttcaaagatgaagaaggtgaacagaatgaagagaaagagtgTGATCAAGACAAGCAAGATGATACGGAATCACACTGTATCCCCGAGAGACcgcaaaggaaaaacaccGTCAAGGGTCCCGAGGTCAGGAGTCGGATGATCGAAGACATCCCCGAAGAAACCGACACAGAGACCGAATCGAAGACAAACGAACCCGACCAAGAAACAGACACAACAATCCCAGCCAAAGATGAAAAGGGCATGCCAGCCTGGCGGGTCAGTCGCCGCAAATCTCTCGTCGAGATCATCAACCTCCTGCAAGCTACTGCGGCGTCGGCGCCCAAATTATCCAGTATCCGACTCCCCAGCATCCCGCCCAAATCGCCGCTTCGCACGCGCGGCTCGGTGGCATCGCTCTCTTCGTCCGCGTCTTCGGCCACGATGACGGAAGATGAGCCAGCCAATctgaagaaagaacgaaggATGGCCGCGGTGATGTTTCGTAATGGTCGGTTTGGGAACCGCAAATCGGCGGATGAGTCGATGATAACATCAGATACGGCTACCG GGGgttttgtttcctttctgaGGATGTTTTGGACTGGGAATTCTTGA
- a CDS encoding uncharacterized protein (predicted protein), translating into MDTCLNRPEKSSNPSNTTTNTTFLSFLPSKLILSKTIPNPHKNPPYESRSSQRVKKKKKHKMATYSVYLMAESGLPRDHHAIFVETYENGPSTGHLYHVKGNIQEGMISEHRAEQPPEEIPGFCGKEKLGVVAVAEYGRVLGICEGVPVPKKQFQGAKRLYPREPLRRCQEWVAEAVDALKGEGVLIGSD; encoded by the coding sequence ATGGACACCTGCCTAAATAGGCCGGAGAAATCATCCAACCCATcaaacacaaccaccaatACTACCTTCCTGTCATTCCTACCGAGTAAACTTATTCTTTCTAAAACCATCCCAAACCCCCACAAAAACCCACCCTACGAATCTAGAAGTAGCcaaagagtaaaaaaaaaaaaaaaacacaaaatgGCAACCTACTCAGTCTACCTCATGGCCGAAAGCGGCCTCCCGCGCGACCACCACGCTATCTTCGTCGAGACTTACGAGAACGGTCCCTCCACTGGCCACCTCTACCACGTCAAAGGGAATATCCAAGAAGGCATGATCTCCGAGCATCGGGCTGAGCAGCCGCCGGAGGAGATCCCGGGGTTCTgtggcaaggagaagcttggtGTGGTCGCGGTCGCGGAGTACGGGCGCGTCTTGGGGATTTGCGAGGGCGTGCCGGTGCCCAAGAAGCAGTTTCAAGGGGCGAAGAGGTTGTATCCGCGGGAACCGTTGAGACGGTGTCAGGAGTGGGTTGCTGAGGCTGTTGATGCTCTGAAGGGGGAGGGTGTTTTAATTGGGAGTGATTAG
- a CDS encoding WW domain-containing protein (predicted protein), producing MSEMPHKHATDNPSASSSEGRNDPVTQEENSPEGDRTQTPDRPTEDTREGQQQKGKEREGNEEVNKENASEREDGQEEEGEASAPPLPDEEVPPPLPNEAPPGDDDGWEPVWDANVGAYYFYNRYTGVSQWDNPRVPEAAAPAPAPAGPPGVEASAPSPEKPAPVVGGYNPAIHGDYDPTAPYAQQYEQPPEDISAVVPGTDHYAAVGAFNRFTGRWQNESQNPENHNDQNKSYRQMNAFFDVDAAANSHDGRSLRAERSAKKLTKKELKMFKEKRREKKEEKRRAWLRD from the coding sequence ATGTCCGAGATGCCCCACAAGCACGCAACTGACAATCCGTCAGCATCCTCGTCGGAGGGGCGAAATGACCCAGTGACCCAGGAAGAGAACAGCCCCGAAGGAGACCGGACACAGACACCAGATAGGCCCACGGAGGACACAAGGGAAGggcaacaacaaaaaggaaaagagcgtgagggaaatgaagaagtaaataaagaaaatgCCTCTGAGCGTGAGGACGGtcaagaggaggaaggagaagcttcaGCGCCACCATTACCAGATGAAGAGGTCCCACCACCGCTTCCCAACGAGGCTCCTCccggtgatgacgatgggTGGGAACCTGTCTGGGATGCCAACGTTGGAGCGTACTACTTCTATAACCGCTACACGGGCGTGTCGCAGTGGGACAACCCTCGCGTGCCAGAGGCAGCGGCACCGGCGCCGGCGCCAGCAGGTCCTCCTGGCGTAGAAGCCAGCGCTCCGTCCCCGGAGAAGCCCGCGCCGGTGGTAGGTGGCTATAACCCTGCCATCCACGGTGACTACGATCCGACGGCTCCGTACGCCCAGCAGTATGAGCAGCCGCCCGAGGATATATCTGCCGTGGTTCCCGGTACGGATCACTACGCTGCGGTTGGCGCGTTCAACAGGTTCACCGGGCGATGGCAGAATGAATCACAGAACCCCGAGAACCATAATGATCAGAATAAATCCTACCGGCAGATGaatgccttctttgatgTGGATGCTGCGGCCAATAGCCACGATGGAAGGAGCCTGCGGGCGGAGCGGAGCGCTAAAAAGCTCACCAAAAAGGAACTAAAAATGTTCAAGGAGAAacgaagagagaagaaggaggaaaagcgaaGGGCATGGCTACGCGATTGA
- a CDS encoding NAD(P)H-dependent flavin oxidoreductase (dioxygenases related to 2-nitropropane dioxygenase) — MTTNLRKARHTGQTAITIHTTNIPVVQGGMQWVGYAELAAAVSNAGGLGILTALTQPTPEDLRKEIRKCRSMTKKPFGVNLTLLPALVPPDYAAYAQVIIDEGVKIVETAGNNPGPVITQLKKANTTILHKCTTIRHAKSAVKLGVDFLSIDGFECAGHVGEHDITNFILLNRARQDLGVPFIASGGFADGYGLAAALSLGAEGINMGTRFMCTIEAPIHHNVKEAIVKAEETDTALVLRRWKNTTRLFANKVSKEALKVEKESKSGEFSDVAPFVSGKRGREVFLNGDVDFGVWTAGQVIGLIHDIPTCAQLLQRIEKEALESMQRNQSLYTATPQSKL, encoded by the exons ATGACAACGAACTTGCGCAAAGCGAGGCATACTGGGCAGACAGCCATAACCATTCACACGACGAACA TCCCTGTCGTCCAGGGTGGTATGCAATGGGTTGGATACGCTGAACTCGCCGCAGCGGTCAGCAACGCTGGAGGCCTTGGAATC CTCACTGCCCTCACCCAACCCACCCCCGAAGACCTCCGCAAAGAGATCCGGAAATGTCGCTCAATGACCAAGAAGCCCTTCGGTGTCAACCTGACTCTCCTCCCCGCCCTTGTGCCCCCAGACTACGCTGCCTACGCCCAGGTTATCATCGATGAGGGTGTCAAGATTGTCGAGACGGCCGGAAACAACCCCGGTCCGGTGATTAcccagctgaagaaagccAACACCACTATCCTGCACAAGTGCACGACAATCCGTCACGCTAAATCTGCCGTCAAGCTGGGTGTTGACTTCCTGTCCATCGACGGTTTCGAGTGTGCTGGCCACGTCGGCGAACATGACATCAccaacttcatcctcctcaaccgCGCCCGTCAGGATCTGGGCGTCCCCTTCATTGCATCGGGCGGATTTGCAGACGGATACGGCCTGGCCGCGGCCCTGTCACTGGGCGCCGAAGGTATCAACATGGGCACGCGGTTCATGTGTACGATCGAGGCCCCCATCCACCACAACGTGAAGGAGGCCATCgtgaaggccgaggagacaGACACCGCCCTGGTGCTGAGACGGTGGAAGAACACAACCCGTCTGTTTGCCAATAAGGTCTCTAAGGAGGCTCTcaaggtggagaaggaaagcaagTCCGGAGAGTTCAGTGACGTTGCCCCGTTCGTCAGTGGCAAGAGGGGTAGGGAGGTTTTCTTGAACGGTGATGTCGATTTCGGA GTCTGGACTGCCGGTCAGGTCATCGGTTTGATCCATGATATTCCCACCTGTGCACAGCTGCTCCAGCGCATTGAGAAAGAGGCCCTGGAATCGATGCAGCGGAACCAGTCGTTGTACACGGCAACGCCGCAGAGCAAGCTTTAA